The Stigmatopora nigra isolate UIUO_SnigA chromosome 23, RoL_Snig_1.1, whole genome shotgun sequence genome includes the window TTTGTTCCCTTCCAGGTGACGTCAATGTACCCGCAAACACACGTGTGCGCTCATCCTGGCACGCTGTCAATTCATTCCGGGCTAGTTAGTTAATCACATGCTATTGGTCAGAGGGAAATACCTCAATTATCCCATCGAGTTGGATTTTGCTGACATGTTCAACAGGAACGGACGCAGTTGAACTGGAGACGGACGAAAGAACACACACGTTTTCTTGTGAGTATGCTTAAGATACTTTAAAAGTTGTGTTTTAGGCACCATTGCCTCATTTGTGCTTTGGTGAATCTTGTCTTTAAATTCAGAAGGAATATTTCTATTGGATATTTATTGATCTAAATGATGTTTATTCAATTTCcaattttatgctttttttttatctatcatTGTCAACATAGCtgattttgccaaaaaaaatgactatgcaaaacaatttttgggggaatacCGGCAAAAAATGAGTATGCAAAACATACTCCAAATACTACTTTGAAAATGCAATCAGTATCtgcttttaacattacaggtaaTGGCTACCTTCCCCCTTCAGTGGGTGGTAACCTTCCTGTGGTTCACGGCCTCCACGGGGGTCCCCCACCCCAACCGACGGGACCGGCTGATGCTCCAAGAGGCGTCCAGGCAAACGGGCGGCGCCTTGGACCTCACGCCGGCTGAGCGGCGACTGGACGCCCGGCTCAGGCTGATGAAAGAGCGTGAGATGGACGCCGTGCCCTTTCCGTCTTCCATCCACTTCTTCAAGGCCAAGGACCTCATACGCCGCAGCCCCATTTTCAAACTGTTGCGGGATATGCCCAAAGGTGACGCTCGTGGCGTGATGGAATGTCGTACCCCACGTGTAAAGCCCACGATGCCTTGCAGGCGGCGCCCTGCATGTTCACAGCTCGTCGCTGGCGAGCGCCGAGTGGCTGGTGAAGAACGCCACGTATAGGCCCAACTGCTACGTCTGCTACACGTGGGATGAATCGGTGCGATTCGTCTTCTCTCTGCGCCGACCGTATCCACGCTGGGACTGCTTCTACTGGCAGCTGGTCAGCGTGCTCCGGGCCGAGGCGGGCGACCCCCACGTCTTTGACGTCAGGTACCTTCACCTGGTGCTCGGactattggtcgccggtcttttggtcgctggtcaaatggtgacagagagtttactgttgaaaccagctctcaaaattatattcatgagacagagattaatatctaaaagtgagagagtttcatatctaagtactgtttcatatctaagtactgtttcatatctaagtactgtttcatatcgaagtactgtttaatatcaaagtactgtttaatatcgaagtactgttgaaaccagatcccaaaattatattcatgagagtttaatatctaaatagctACAGttttactttgatattaaacagtatttagatattaaacagtatttagatattaaacagtacttagatattaaacagtgcttagatattaaacagtgcttagataataaacagtacttcgatattaaacagtacttagatattaaactctttctcataaataaaattttgagagctagtttcaattctgtcaccatttgaccggcaaccaaaagaccggcgaccaaacgtcccagcaACCAAACATCCCAGCAACCAAACATcccagcaaccaaacgtccggtctttgtttttttttttttttttagcctgatGAAGCATCTCACACTGGTCACCGACGACCCGGATGGCGAATACCCGGACCAGGATGCCGTGTGGAACAAGTTCGAGAGGGCCTTTATTGCCTCGGCGGGCTTGATCAGCCACGCCCCCGTCATGAGGGATTACCTTTTGCAGGGTTTGAGCGAGCTGCACCGAGACAACGTCATGTATCTGGAGTTGCGCAGCGGCTTGGCcagggtttgttttttttctagatagGTACCCAACGGTTCCAAGCTCTCCTCACGACTTCTAATTTCAGACGTACGAATTAGACGGCACCATCCACGACAAGATTTGGACGCTCAAGACCTTTCAAGAGGTCACCACCAAGTTCGTCGCCGACCATCCGGACTTCCTTGGCGCTCGTGTTATCATCGCCGTACACAGGCACGTATACGCCCGGGAGGGTTGTTGTCCTTTGGCAAACTTTGACTAAAAGGAACGTTCCAGGGCGCTGAGTGCGTCTGAGGTGACGACGGCCGTCCAGGAGGCCTTGGCGCTTCGGAAGGACTTCCCGGACATAGTAGCAGGATTCGACTTGGTACCTATTGACGTCTTCTACGACCCCCCGCGGCGATCTGATGTCTTGTTTTGCAGGTGGGCAGGGAGGACAGCGGCAGGCCGCTTTGGTATTTCCAGGACGCGCTTTCGTTGCCCGCCAAACAGGGCGTCGACCTACCCTTCTTTTTTCATGCGGGAGAAACTGGTAGGTTGGAAAGGGCGGGGCAAGTTTGACTGGCTactgtttttaaatgttgtcaTTGTTATGACCCTGGCAGACAAAGAGGGCACAGAGACGGATCAGAACATTTTAGACGCGCTACTGTTCAACACCAGCCGGATCGGGCATGGCTACGCACTGACACGCCACCCCTTGGCGAAAGAGATGTCCAGGCTGGGGAAGGTGGCGGTGGAGGTCTGCCCTATCTCTAACCAGGTTGCCTTCTTAAAGTCTGATAGTCTGATTTCCTCTGtgtttggacgtttggtcgccggtcaaatggtgacagagagtttactgttaaaaccagctgtcaaaattatattcatgagagagtttaatatctaagagagagagtttaatatctaagagagagagtttaatatctaagagagatagtttaatatctaagtacagtttaatatttaagtacagtttaatatttaagtgctgtttaatatctaagtagtgtttaatatctaagtagtgtttaatatctaagtactgtttattgtcTAAGTTCTGtcttatatctaagtactgtttaatatcgtagtactgtttaatatctaagtactgtttaatatctaagtactgtttaatatctaagtactgtttagtatctaagtactgtttagtatctaagtactgtttagtatctaagtact containing:
- the ada2b gene encoding adenosine deaminase 2-A codes for the protein MATFPLQWVVTFLWFTASTGVPHPNRRDRLMLQEASRQTGGALDLTPAERRLDARLRLMKEREMDAVPFPSSIHFFKAKDLIRRSPIFKLLRDMPKGGALHVHSSSLASAEWLVKNATYRPNCYVCYTWDESVRFVFSLRRPYPRWDCFYWQLVSVLRAEAGDPHVFDVSLMKHLTLVTDDPDGEYPDQDAVWNKFERAFIASAGLISHAPVMRDYLLQGLSELHRDNVMYLELRSGLARTYELDGTIHDKIWTLKTFQEVTTKFVADHPDFLGARVIIAVHRALSASEVTTAVQEALALRKDFPDIVAGFDLVGREDSGRPLWYFQDALSLPAKQGVDLPFFFHAGETDKEGTETDQNILDALLFNTSRIGHGYALTRHPLAKEMSRLGKVAVEVCPISNQVLKLVLDLRNHPAAVLMSEGHPLVISSDDPSMFGTTGLSYDFYQAFVGIGGLRANVGTLKELALNSIRFSSLPPDLKDTAQVLWQKKWDAFVSAHS